In the Thermogemmatispora onikobensis genome, CCTGGGGGATCACCAGGTCGGAAACCTCTTGCAGATTCTGTACCACTACCGGGCGGCACTGGGCCACAGCGTAGCCCACCAGCGACTCGGCCCCCAGAAAGTAGCCGCGGCGGGCGATGCTTGTCAGCGCCTGGCTCTTCTCCAGAAAGACTTCGCGCAGACAGGTGATCTTCTGCTGAGGAGGAAGCGGGCGTTGACACTGGGCAATGCTGGCGGCGATGCCGGTATGCTGTGGATCAAGCTGGCGAATCAGCTGCTGCATCACCAGGTTCATAATCGTCCACGAGCGCAGGCTCTCCACGACCGTGGCGTGGGCTTCAAGAATGCGCGCATAGAGCACCGGCGGTACCTCCTTCACCACCGGGTCGATGAAGAGCGAGCCGGGATCGTCCTCTAGCGCGTCCGGAAACTCCTGGCGGATCAGCTGGATCAGCTGCTCGCGATGGGGCGGCAGCGCCTCAACCAGGCGATTAAGCAGCGAGCGTGGCCGGGGCGACGATTCGTGCGTCGCCCAGCGGGTGAGCGTGACCGGGTCGACACCCATTTCGTTGGCGATGCGCTGTTTCTCTTTGGTATCCCGAATAACAGCAGCGAGGAACTCGCGCCAGGTTCTGGGTTCTTGCATGGCTTCTGCCCCATTTCAGTGAGACTGCCATCCAATTATAGCCTACTCCCCCCCACCTTGTCGATCCTGTCCACTCTCCGCGGGTGAATTATGTGACTTCTGTACAGAAATTTCTTCCTACAGACTATGCAATTGGTATTGACAATTGTAAATGGGGAATGGTATATTCAGCAAAGCAGGAAGTGCCTGCAAGAGTAGCACCCCTGCCGATACCAGAAGAGGGGTACGCTGTGCCCGAGGGGGTAAGGGGGAGAGAAGCTCTCGGGCACCCGGCACGACATTCTACAAAGAAAGGACA is a window encoding:
- a CDS encoding GAF domain-containing protein, whose amino-acid sequence is MQEPRTWREFLAAVIRDTKEKQRIANEMGVDPVTLTRWATHESSPRPRSLLNRLVEALPPHREQLIQLIRQEFPDALEDDPGSLFIDPVVKEVPPVLYARILEAHATVVESLRSWTIMNLVMQQLIRQLDPQHTGIAASIAQCQRPLPPQQKITCLREVFLEKSQALTSIARRGYFLGAESLVGYAVAQCRPVVVQNLQEVSDLVIPQALESEARSAAAYPLQRAGQVAGSLLIISSQRDYFLHGRQALIQNYAYLLSLAFRDDEFYDVKDIELRLMPSESVQNAYMATFNQRVNELLSQAERRGHPLTRREAEEQVMAAFLATPVQPSTEQVGA